One genomic segment of Thermodesulfobacterium sp. TA1 includes these proteins:
- a CDS encoding glycoside hydrolase family 57 protein has product MLYIIFYFQVHQPFRVKRFNFVTLNQGSDYFNDELNAAVFNRVAEKCYLPTNKLFKELIERADGRFKIAYSLTGTFIEQAKKFRPEVLKSFIDLVKTGAVELLNETYYHSLSSIFDLDEFVEEVLEHAELVKKEFGFIPTTFRNTELIYFDKLSDILFATMPQIKTILIEGADRILKGDSPLYPRISANHAHLLLLKHYKLSDDIAFRFSDKSWKEYPLTPQKYLSWIKDLMLTEKEGKNLYLNLFMDYETFGEHQWPETGIFEFIKEFVLLALKEKNLKFLWPSEVKDTLNYTLCPLSVPNPTSWADTERDLSAWLSNSLQWNAMKTCYELIKKAKEEKRQDLLPILKKLSTSDHFYYMCIKYFQDGDVHKYFSPYSSPEEIYRYYMSILADIENKLEE; this is encoded by the coding sequence ATGCTTTATATAATATTTTATTTTCAAGTACATCAACCTTTTCGGGTAAAACGGTTTAACTTTGTAACCCTTAACCAAGGTTCTGACTATTTTAACGATGAGCTTAATGCAGCCGTTTTTAACAGAGTCGCGGAAAAATGCTATTTACCTACCAACAAACTTTTTAAAGAGCTTATAGAAAGGGCTGACGGAAGGTTTAAGATAGCTTATAGCCTTACCGGGACTTTTATCGAACAGGCCAAAAAATTTAGACCAGAGGTTTTAAAATCTTTTATAGACCTGGTTAAAACCGGTGCAGTGGAACTCCTTAATGAAACCTATTACCATTCTTTAAGTTCTATTTTTGATTTAGACGAGTTTGTAGAAGAAGTATTAGAGCATGCAGAGCTTGTCAAAAAAGAGTTTGGCTTTATCCCTACTACTTTTCGGAATACAGAGTTGATTTATTTTGATAAGCTTTCAGACATCCTCTTTGCTACCATGCCTCAAATAAAAACCATTTTAATAGAAGGAGCTGACAGGATTTTAAAAGGGGACTCTCCCCTTTATCCAAGGATTTCTGCCAATCATGCCCATTTACTTTTGTTAAAACACTACAAACTTTCAGATGACATAGCCTTTAGGTTTAGCGATAAAAGTTGGAAAGAATATCCTCTTACTCCTCAAAAATATCTCTCTTGGATAAAGGATTTGATGCTTACAGAAAAGGAAGGAAAAAATCTTTATTTAAACCTCTTTATGGACTATGAAACCTTTGGGGAACACCAATGGCCAGAGACAGGAATATTTGAATTTATAAAAGAGTTCGTCCTTTTAGCTTTAAAGGAAAAAAACTTAAAATTTCTGTGGCCTTCAGAGGTAAAAGACACTTTAAACTATACTCTTTGTCCTCTTTCTGTACCAAATCCAACTTCTTGGGCAGACACCGAGAGGGATCTTTCTGCTTGGCTTTCTAATTCTCTTCAGTGGAATGCCATGAAGACCTGCTATGAACTTATTAAAAAGGCTAAAGAGGAAAAAAGACAAGACCTCTTACCTATACTTAAAAAGCTCTCTACTTCTGACCATTTCTATTACATGTGTATCAAGTATTTTCAGGATGGGGATGTCCATAAATATTTTTCTCCTTACTCTTCCCCAGAAGAAATTTATCGGTATTATATGAGTATATTAGCAGACATAGAAAATAAATTAGAGGAATAA